A part of Hydrogenobacter sp. T-8 genomic DNA contains:
- a CDS encoding Rieske 2Fe-2S domain-containing protein encodes MDRRDFIKTCGTVAVVSMLNRDFFSQALAQQKDGMFQAYKKALLVKQDGSPLKEEDIKPHVNYIFFYPHTATPCYLLNLGESIPPAEIKLKDGKSYKWGGGVGSKKSIVAYSAICAHQWSYPTPQYSFINYYPPDTPSETTKKAGIIQCCAHLALYDPKAGGSVIDGPAEFPLASIVLQEEGGNFYAVGVLGKDQFQQFFDNYRTELRQQYGSTAKARELVDKCIVMEVDKYVQAVVRC; translated from the coding sequence ATGGACAGAAGGGATTTTATAAAAACCTGCGGCACTGTAGCTGTGGTTTCTATGCTAAATAGAGACTTCTTTTCTCAAGCCTTGGCACAACAAAAGGATGGCATGTTTCAGGCATACAAAAAGGCACTCTTGGTAAAACAAGATGGTTCTCCTCTAAAGGAAGAAGACATAAAGCCCCATGTAAACTACATATTCTTCTATCCCCATACCGCCACACCCTGCTACCTGCTCAACCTCGGCGAATCCATACCGCCGGCGGAAATAAAACTAAAGGATGGCAAAAGCTATAAGTGGGGCGGTGGTGTTGGGTCAAAGAAAAGCATAGTTGCCTACTCCGCCATATGTGCCCACCAGTGGAGTTATCCAACTCCCCAGTATTCCTTTATTAACTATTACCCACCGGACACACCCTCAGAAACCACAAAAAAGGCTGGAATAATCCAGTGCTGTGCTCATCTTGCCTTGTATGACCCTAAGGCAGGAGGTAGCGTAATAGACGGACCTGCGGAGTTTCCTCTTGCCTCCATAGTGCTTCAGGAGGAGGGAGGAAACTTTTATGCGGTTGGCGTCTTGGGCAAAGACCAGTTTCAACAGTTTTTTGACAACTACAGAACAGAACTAAGACAACAGTATGGCTCCACTGCAAAAGCCAGAGAGTTAGTGGATAAATGTATTGTTATGGAGGTGGATAAATATGTCCAAGCAGTGGTCAGGTGTTAA
- a CDS encoding NAD(P)/FAD-dependent oxidoreductase, translated as MSKQWSGVNRRELIGGAVAFGLTAPLMVYARTQKRQKAQVVIVGGGYGGVTTAKYLKKENPNLDVVLIEERPFFMSCPMSNHFLTGLMELTPLCFSYNVLEVKHGIRVLNDKVLGVELDKKVVRTSSGYIAYDYLVLSPGIDYDVEDKPFYKESLVYNPPAFKPGSEHIYLKRLIEDFEGGDIVITVPPPPYRCPPAPYERAALIASMIKKNNLKAHIYFIDANERPIINSEGFLSAYYDLYKDIATYITSAQVRDIDVHKRVVKTSHGDFKYDLANIIPPMKASGLLEDAGLLRKGQKWVEVNPLTFESSVKNVFVIGDACQSYLPKSGYAAHSEGKMVAKIINARIKGKEVKEEYLQMICYAMVSDKEAIMTETAFRYDTVSKRFVPTHREDNQRKESTAKRYEEWARGLWRDLFG; from the coding sequence ATGTCCAAGCAGTGGTCAGGTGTTAATAGAAGAGAGTTGATAGGAGGAGCTGTAGCTTTTGGCTTGACCGCACCATTGATGGTTTATGCAAGAACACAAAAAAGACAAAAGGCTCAAGTAGTCATAGTGGGTGGCGGATATGGAGGCGTTACAACCGCCAAGTATCTGAAAAAGGAAAACCCAAACCTTGATGTGGTGCTCATTGAGGAAAGACCCTTTTTCATGTCCTGTCCCATGTCAAACCACTTTCTTACCGGTCTTATGGAGCTTACACCACTTTGCTTTTCTTACAATGTGTTAGAGGTAAAGCATGGAATAAGAGTCCTAAATGACAAAGTCCTTGGTGTGGAGCTTGACAAAAAAGTTGTGAGAACTTCTTCTGGTTATATAGCCTACGATTATCTTGTGCTCTCTCCTGGTATAGACTACGACGTAGAAGATAAACCCTTTTACAAAGAGTCTCTGGTTTACAACCCCCCAGCCTTCAAACCCGGTTCAGAGCATATATACCTCAAAAGGCTTATAGAGGATTTTGAAGGCGGTGATATAGTAATCACAGTTCCACCACCGCCCTACAGATGCCCACCAGCACCCTACGAGCGCGCAGCTTTGATAGCCAGTATGATAAAGAAAAACAATCTAAAAGCTCATATTTACTTTATTGATGCCAATGAAAGGCCCATAATAAACTCAGAGGGCTTTCTATCCGCTTACTATGACCTCTATAAGGACATAGCCACCTACATAACCTCAGCACAGGTAAGAGATATAGATGTTCACAAAAGGGTGGTGAAGACTTCTCATGGGGATTTTAAGTATGACCTTGCAAACATAATCCCACCCATGAAGGCAAGCGGACTTCTTGAAGATGCTGGGCTTTTGAGGAAGGGTCAGAAGTGGGTGGAGGTCAATCCTCTAACCTTTGAATCTTCTGTGAAGAATGTGTTCGTCATAGGTGATGCCTGCCAAAGCTATCTACCAAAGAGTGGATATGCTGCGCATTCAGAAGGTAAGATGGTGGCAAAGATCATAAATGCAAGGATAAAGGGCAAAGAGGTAAAAGAAGAATACCTGCAGATGATATGCTACGCAATGGTAAGTGACAAGGAAGCCATAATGACAGAGACCGCCTTCAGATACGATACGGTGTCAAAGAGGTTCGTTCCAACCCATAGGGAGGACAATCAAAGAAAAGAAAGCACTGCCAAAAGATATGAGGAGTGGGCAAGAGGTCTATGGAGAGACCTCTTCGGTTAA
- the rpmI gene encoding 50S ribosomal protein L35, whose amino-acid sequence MAKVKMKTNRSAKKRFKITATGKIKRQKAGGSHYNTHKAKDRKRRLRKATLVHPSWEDKVKGMLKEF is encoded by the coding sequence ATGGCAAAGGTTAAGATGAAAACTAACAGGTCCGCAAAGAAAAGGTTCAAGATAACCGCAACGGGAAAGATAAAAAGACAGAAGGCTGGCGGTTCACACTACAACACCCACAAGGCAAAAGACAGAAAAAGAAGACTAAGAAAGGCAACCCTTGTCCACCCAAGCTGGGAAGACAAGGTAAAAGGAATGTTAAAAGAGTTTTAA
- a CDS encoding TlpA family protein disulfide reductase, giving the protein MMKYIPYILAGILLFMVLFFGLRHRQEDELQNSYKPPVEQTLPDFTFKTLDGKELRLSELRGKAVLLNFWATWCPPCKEEMPIFEREYKRCKNKGFEVLAVNMDSSEGNLQKFLKENNYSFTIVRPSEDLQKELKLMGFPTSYLLDKNGKIYRIRLGVYKELEKDLKELLGC; this is encoded by the coding sequence ATGATGAAGTATATTCCCTACATCCTTGCGGGCATATTGCTGTTTATGGTGCTATTCTTTGGACTAAGACACAGGCAAGAGGATGAACTGCAAAACTCTTACAAGCCTCCAGTGGAGCAAACTCTCCCAGACTTTACCTTTAAGACACTTGATGGTAAGGAACTGAGGCTCTCCGAGCTAAGGGGCAAGGCAGTGCTTCTCAACTTTTGGGCAACCTGGTGTCCACCCTGCAAAGAGGAGATGCCTATCTTTGAGAGGGAATACAAAAGATGCAAAAACAAAGGCTTTGAGGTGCTTGCGGTCAACATGGATAGCTCAGAGGGCAATCTGCAAAAGTTTTTAAAGGAAAACAACTATTCCTTTACCATAGTCCGACCTTCAGAAGACCTCCAAAAGGAACTAAAGCTCATGGGTTTCCCCACCTCTTACCTTCTTGACAAGAATGGTAAAATATACCGCATAAGGCTTGGCGTTTACAAAGAGCTGGAAAAGGATCTCAAAGAGCTTCTTGGATGCTGA
- the argJ gene encoding bifunctional glutamate N-acetyltransferase/amino-acid acetyltransferase ArgJ: MDILMGVGRAGLKSGGKPDLLVLLLPQTCVASFLFTKNHFKSASVLYSQRVFKGKVRAMVINSGNANCGVGKDGLTHAELMAKRVAERLEIEEDEVLVFSTGVIGKPMPIGDVLNAIDSACGLLEPLDLKRASEVVSTTDSFPKYDFVKKGRLEVFGFAKGAGMIHPNMGTMLAFVFTNADLREDVIERLHRDINERTFNSISVDGCMSTNDSFGLISLGLLKEDLQMVSEAVEEVSLSLAKKIVQDGEGATRVIKVHVKNASIQLKARLIAQAVAVSNLVKTAVFGKDPNWGRIVAAAGSTPFPIDQFKLKVYMGNHLLYDGRVHPKAIESAKKYLEESQEVEITLDLMEGKESWTYYSSDLTYDYIRINAEYTT, encoded by the coding sequence ATGGATATTCTTATGGGTGTTGGAAGGGCGGGATTAAAATCTGGAGGGAAGCCTGACCTTCTCGTGCTTCTTCTTCCTCAGACCTGCGTAGCTTCCTTCCTCTTTACAAAAAATCACTTCAAGTCCGCAAGCGTGCTTTATTCACAGAGGGTTTTCAAAGGAAAAGTGAGGGCAATGGTAATAAACAGCGGAAACGCAAACTGTGGAGTGGGTAAAGATGGGCTGACCCATGCGGAGCTTATGGCAAAAAGGGTAGCAGAAAGGCTTGAAATTGAGGAGGATGAAGTGCTTGTTTTCTCCACAGGGGTAATCGGCAAGCCCATGCCCATAGGAGATGTTCTAAATGCAATAGACTCGGCCTGCGGACTTCTTGAGCCCCTTGACCTAAAAAGGGCAAGCGAGGTGGTATCCACCACCGACAGCTTTCCAAAGTATGACTTTGTGAAGAAGGGGAGACTTGAGGTTTTTGGTTTTGCAAAAGGTGCAGGCATGATACATCCCAACATGGGCACCATGCTTGCCTTTGTGTTTACCAATGCAGACCTCAGGGAAGATGTAATAGAAAGGCTTCATAGAGACATAAATGAGCGGACCTTTAACTCCATAAGTGTGGATGGGTGTATGAGCACCAATGACAGCTTTGGTCTTATAAGCCTTGGACTTTTAAAGGAAGATCTTCAGATGGTGAGCGAAGCGGTAGAGGAGGTTTCTCTAAGCCTTGCCAAAAAAATAGTTCAAGATGGAGAGGGTGCAACAAGAGTTATAAAAGTCCATGTGAAAAACGCTTCTATACAGCTCAAGGCAAGGCTTATAGCTCAGGCGGTAGCAGTTTCAAACCTTGTGAAGACCGCAGTCTTCGGCAAAGACCCAAACTGGGGAAGGATAGTGGCCGCCGCAGGCTCAACCCCCTTTCCCATAGACCAGTTTAAGCTAAAAGTTTACATGGGCAACCACCTGCTGTATGACGGAAGAGTCCACCCAAAGGCTATAGAATCCGCAAAAAAATATCTTGAGGAATCTCAAGAAGTGGAGATAACCCTTGACCTTATGGAAGGCAAAGAAAGCTGGACCTACTACAGCTCAGACCTTACTTATGATTACATAAGGATAAATGCGGAATACACCACTTGA
- a CDS encoding M48 family metalloprotease has protein sequence MRLLIIVLLSTLLSCADVSARRPFLNLLPESREIEIGKAYVPYAIEEFDGLYPDREVQEYVRSVGRSLVKHTERRLPYEFYVVNSSLINAFALPGGPVMITRGLFMKLNSESELASVLGHELGHINARHHARFLEKQFGLNLLLNIGALLVGDKPYGQALLQFGQVGAGLLSLKFSRDQEREADQLGILYTHRAGYDPMGIIGVFEMFKSMERGGRPPEWLSTHPLPETRIAEAKGEIQKLRPQGAFITDTQDFQRMKAKLLKTQPSFEEFKKGSKAFSNRDYSLALTHFQRAVELYPENYVARAYMAYILANERRLEEAERQSRLALETMPDVFLTNYVYAYVKFFQRKNEESLRYLQRARQLIPDHASTHYYLGRNYEAMGQVSKALEHYRTALELSQGKAEWASDAKERLRRLGGM, from the coding sequence ATGAGGCTTCTTATTATTGTGCTCCTTTCAACACTTCTCAGCTGTGCGGATGTGTCTGCGAGGAGACCCTTTTTGAACCTCTTACCCGAAAGCAGAGAAATAGAAATAGGCAAGGCTTATGTTCCCTACGCCATTGAGGAGTTTGACGGTCTTTATCCAGACAGGGAAGTGCAAGAATACGTAAGAAGTGTTGGGAGATCACTGGTAAAGCATACAGAGAGGAGACTACCCTACGAGTTTTATGTGGTTAACTCCTCACTGATAAATGCTTTTGCCCTTCCTGGTGGTCCTGTGATGATAACGAGGGGACTGTTTATGAAGCTAAACTCTGAAAGCGAGCTTGCAAGCGTCTTGGGACACGAGCTGGGGCATATAAACGCAAGGCATCATGCGAGGTTTCTTGAAAAGCAGTTTGGACTGAACCTTCTTCTCAATATTGGAGCCCTTCTTGTAGGCGACAAGCCATACGGACAAGCACTGCTTCAGTTTGGTCAGGTGGGAGCAGGACTTTTGAGCCTTAAGTTCAGCAGAGACCAAGAAAGGGAGGCGGACCAGCTGGGCATACTCTACACCCACAGAGCTGGTTATGACCCAATGGGTATTATAGGAGTGTTTGAGATGTTCAAATCTATGGAAAGGGGAGGCAGACCACCAGAGTGGCTCTCCACACACCCTCTTCCAGAAACAAGGATTGCGGAAGCCAAAGGGGAAATACAGAAACTTAGACCTCAGGGTGCTTTCATAACAGACACCCAGGATTTTCAGCGTATGAAGGCTAAACTTTTAAAAACTCAACCCTCCTTTGAGGAGTTCAAGAAGGGAAGCAAAGCCTTTTCCAATAGGGATTACAGCCTTGCTCTTACACACTTTCAGAGGGCGGTGGAGTTATACCCAGAGAACTATGTGGCAAGGGCTTATATGGCATACATTCTTGCCAACGAAAGAAGGCTTGAGGAAGCTGAAAGGCAGTCAAGGCTTGCTCTGGAAACCATGCCCGATGTTTTCCTTACAAACTATGTCTACGCCTATGTTAAATTCTTCCAAAGGAAAAATGAGGAATCCCTAAGATACCTTCAGAGGGCAAGACAGCTTATACCAGACCATGCAAGCACCCATTACTATCTAGGCAGAAACTACGAAGCAATGGGTCAAGTGTCCAAAGCGTTAGAACACTATAGAACCGCTCTTGAGCTATCTCAAGGAAAGGCAGAGTGGGCATCAGATGCAAAAGAAAGACTAAGAAGACTCGGCGGTATGTGA
- the hemW gene encoding radical SAM family heme chaperone HemW has protein sequence MVKALYFHIPFCSYKCPYCDFVSVVEPVVEPKEYMCLLLKELELYKDLSIKPKTLYFGGGTPSLIKPEVYEAFFEKLSGLLDTSFLEELTIECNPENYSLEDFRKLKEIGFNRVSIGVQSLREEGLKALGRLHSVEDSIRAIELAHKAGFENINIDLIYGYQGQSLKDLKGELKAPRTLPISHVSFYLLTPYEDTQFGLLYQKGLLDLPDGDTVADMYEFICESLESMGFMQYEVSNFALPGYECKHNMVYWSHEEYLGIGVSAWSFIGRVRFGNTKNLRLYAEKVSRSEKPVEYEERLEGKDLLYDYLFTALRTTRGVEREVLSELPQGLEEFFVEEGQRLILNRKGMLLINEVLWKLREAILLRT, from the coding sequence ATGGTTAAGGCTTTATACTTTCACATTCCCTTTTGCTCTTATAAGTGTCCTTACTGCGACTTTGTCTCTGTGGTAGAGCCTGTGGTAGAACCAAAGGAGTATATGTGTCTTCTTCTGAAGGAGCTTGAGCTATACAAGGACTTGAGCATAAAGCCTAAAACTCTCTACTTTGGAGGTGGAACGCCGTCCCTTATAAAGCCAGAGGTTTATGAGGCATTTTTTGAAAAACTTAGCGGGCTTTTGGACACCTCATTTCTGGAAGAGCTTACCATTGAATGCAATCCAGAGAATTATTCCCTTGAGGACTTTAGAAAACTAAAGGAAATAGGTTTTAACAGAGTAAGCATTGGTGTGCAAAGCCTCAGAGAAGAAGGCTTAAAAGCCCTTGGCAGGCTTCATTCCGTAGAAGACTCTATAAGGGCAATTGAGCTTGCACACAAGGCTGGTTTTGAAAACATAAACATAGACCTCATATATGGCTATCAGGGGCAGAGCCTAAAAGACCTAAAAGGTGAGCTGAAAGCTCCAAGAACCCTGCCTATAAGTCATGTATCCTTTTATCTCCTGACACCTTACGAAGATACCCAGTTTGGCTTGCTGTATCAAAAGGGTCTCCTTGACTTGCCCGATGGGGATACTGTAGCGGACATGTATGAATTCATATGTGAAAGTCTTGAGAGTATGGGCTTTATGCAATATGAGGTCTCAAACTTTGCACTTCCTGGGTATGAATGTAAGCATAACATGGTTTATTGGAGTCATGAAGAGTATTTAGGTATTGGAGTGTCCGCATGGAGTTTTATAGGTAGGGTAAGGTTTGGGAACACTAAAAACCTAAGGTTATATGCGGAAAAGGTTAGTAGGAGTGAAAAGCCTGTGGAGTACGAGGAAAGGCTTGAAGGCAAGGACCTGCTATATGACTACCTTTTTACCGCGCTAAGGACTACAAGGGGTGTGGAAAGAGAGGTTTTGTCTGAGCTACCTCAAGGTCTGGAAGAGTTCTTTGTAGAAGAGGGGCAGAGGCTAATATTAAACAGAAAGGGAATGCTTCTCATAAACGAAGTATTATGGAAACTCAGGGAGGCTATATTATTAAGAACATGA
- the rodA gene encoding rod shape-determining protein RodA codes for MKVRLRSFIRDYDLYIILALLLVCLLGLVGVYSATYKGSPSPLFIKQTIYILVGLIIIFLLSRVNFRALYDMAPAIYFLNLFLLVLVPLVGKTVYGAKRWIDLGPVSIQPSEFMKFSLLFFTLYTLGHTNKLFSRETLILLTAFAMPTVLTLKQPDLGTAVIYGVIVVLILFLKGLSLRYFILTGFSLLLMSPLVWHFLKDYQKARILAVLDPYEDYHGSGYQLIQSVIAVGSGGFLGKGFLQGTQSHLLFLPEKHTDFIFSVIAEEWGFVVGLVFLVSFLVIFYRIVYYAMDTPHLTERIYLGTFAGLWLFQTGVNLLMTMGLAPVVGVPLPFVSYGGSSIITFSLLIGVAFSIIREQRNRPIRFENG; via the coding sequence ATGAAGGTGAGGCTTAGGAGCTTCATAAGAGACTACGACCTATACATTATCTTAGCTCTTTTACTTGTTTGCCTTTTGGGACTTGTGGGTGTCTACAGTGCCACCTATAAGGGAAGCCCCTCTCCTCTCTTTATAAAGCAGACCATATACATCTTGGTAGGCTTAATCATCATATTCCTGCTTTCAAGGGTCAACTTTAGGGCTCTCTACGATATGGCACCAGCCATATACTTTCTTAACCTTTTCCTCCTTGTGCTTGTGCCACTTGTAGGTAAGACTGTCTACGGAGCAAAGAGATGGATTGACCTCGGTCCGGTAAGTATACAACCCTCGGAGTTCATGAAATTTTCCCTTTTGTTTTTTACCCTCTACACACTTGGACATACGAATAAACTCTTCAGTAGGGAAACCTTAATCCTGCTTACCGCTTTTGCCATGCCAACAGTCCTTACCTTAAAACAACCAGACCTTGGCACTGCGGTGATATACGGTGTGATAGTGGTTCTTATCCTTTTTCTAAAAGGGCTCAGTCTTAGATACTTTATACTTACTGGCTTTTCTCTACTTCTTATGTCTCCTTTAGTCTGGCACTTTCTAAAGGACTATCAAAAGGCGCGCATACTGGCGGTCCTTGACCCTTATGAAGATTATCACGGTAGCGGTTATCAGCTTATTCAATCCGTTATAGCGGTTGGTTCAGGCGGTTTTCTGGGAAAGGGCTTCCTGCAAGGCACACAGTCCCACCTTCTCTTCCTTCCAGAAAAGCACACGGATTTTATATTTTCTGTAATAGCTGAGGAATGGGGCTTTGTTGTGGGCTTAGTGTTTTTGGTTTCTTTTCTTGTTATCTTTTACAGGATCGTATACTACGCTATGGATACACCGCACCTTACGGAGAGGATATACCTTGGCACCTTTGCTGGGCTTTGGCTCTTTCAGACGGGCGTAAATCTTCTTATGACTATGGGATTGGCTCCCGTTGTAGGTGTGCCTTTGCCCTTTGTAAGCTACGGAGGTAGTAGCATAATCACCTTTTCCTTGCTTATAGGTGTAGCTTTCTCTATAATTAGGGAGCAAAGAAACAGACCTATAAGGTTTGAAAATGGTTAA
- a CDS encoding zinc ribbon domain-containing protein, with protein MAYIIFLVKNEKLQKMLQLQRVELELVRTQSALGRLISQAEHVVKRIEELRKRRDDILKSVEDLKRELKKHREMIEECKAGAKRAEERLQLVKKAEEYKALLREKARHEDCVIKLTNSLRDLEEKLKKLEEDKEDKKLLKEIQELEEELEDLRYSQSKLLSRVNKLTEELHKLRQGTEREVLDEYEALKRRHGLPVILLADSSGSCTNCGTKLPSALYSRLIKGEVVICPNCGRLVYYEGEA; from the coding sequence ATGGCTTATATTATATTCCTTGTGAAAAACGAAAAACTTCAAAAGATGCTCCAGCTTCAGAGGGTGGAGCTGGAATTGGTAAGAACACAAAGCGCACTTGGAAGGCTTATATCTCAGGCAGAACATGTGGTCAAGAGGATAGAGGAACTGAGAAAAAGGAGGGATGATATCCTCAAAAGCGTAGAGGATTTGAAAAGGGAGCTAAAAAAACATAGGGAGATGATTGAAGAATGCAAGGCTGGTGCAAAAAGGGCGGAAGAGAGGTTACAACTTGTGAAAAAGGCAGAGGAGTATAAGGCACTTCTTAGAGAAAAGGCAAGGCATGAAGACTGTGTTATAAAGCTCACCAACAGCCTTAGGGATCTTGAGGAAAAACTCAAGAAACTTGAGGAAGATAAAGAAGACAAGAAGCTACTGAAAGAGATACAGGAGCTTGAGGAGGAGCTTGAGGACCTAAGATACTCCCAGTCTAAGCTCCTTAGCAGGGTCAATAAACTTACAGAGGAACTTCACAAGCTAAGGCAGGGTACGGAGAGAGAGGTGCTCGATGAATACGAAGCCCTGAAAAGAAGACATGGCCTGCCTGTTATACTACTCGCAGACTCCTCTGGGTCTTGCACCAACTGCGGGACAAAACTGCCCTCCGCCCTCTATTCAAGACTGATAAAGGGGGAGGTAGTGATATGCCCAAACTGTGGAAGGCTCGTCTACTATGAAGGTGAGGCTTAG
- a CDS encoding amidohydrolase, with amino-acid sequence MFDLLIKSAFIPDKGKTMDVGIRDGVIVELAESLEGESRYTIEGKGKVLFPSFANMHTHISMSLLRGLGADLPLMDWLQKVIWVLEGEFVSPEFVRDGALIGIAEAISSGTTLFMDMYFFEESVAEIAQMAGIRAGLGFGILDFPTKVAKTQEEYLKRAREFIKDFKGQELIFPTLCPHAVYTCSPDTLRKALQLALEEDVYIHIHVAETQQEVDASLEKFGKRPVEHLYSLGLLTDKTLMAHVVWTTEEEREMIKEKGAKVLHCPESNLKLASGIAPISDYIRRGIHVCLGTDGPASNDNLDMLEELSLMAKLQKGANLDAKAMDARTALRIASEEGFRAVGIKAGRVEVGYDADLILLDPNKPHLQPLYDPIAQLVYSAKSSDIDTVICKGRVLMEKGELKTIDQEEVLFVANKWKEKIQGFLKSKILS; translated from the coding sequence ATGTTTGACCTTTTGATTAAGTCCGCCTTTATACCGGACAAGGGCAAGACTATGGACGTGGGTATAAGGGATGGGGTCATAGTGGAACTGGCTGAGAGCCTGGAGGGAGAGTCAAGGTATACCATAGAAGGTAAGGGTAAAGTGCTTTTCCCATCCTTTGCCAACATGCACACCCATATATCCATGAGCCTACTGAGAGGTCTGGGTGCAGACCTTCCTCTTATGGATTGGCTTCAGAAGGTTATATGGGTTTTGGAAGGTGAATTTGTATCTCCAGAATTTGTAAGGGACGGTGCACTTATAGGAATTGCGGAGGCCATAAGCTCCGGCACGACCCTCTTTATGGACATGTATTTCTTTGAGGAGAGCGTGGCGGAAATTGCCCAAATGGCTGGCATAAGAGCAGGGCTTGGCTTTGGCATCCTTGACTTTCCCACAAAGGTGGCAAAAACTCAAGAGGAATACCTAAAGAGGGCAAGAGAATTTATAAAAGACTTCAAAGGACAGGAGCTAATATTTCCAACCCTTTGTCCTCATGCGGTCTACACCTGCTCTCCAGACACCCTGAGAAAAGCTCTCCAGCTTGCCCTTGAGGAAGATGTATACATTCACATCCATGTAGCGGAAACCCAACAAGAAGTGGACGCATCCTTAGAAAAGTTTGGCAAAAGACCTGTGGAACACTTATACAGTCTTGGTCTACTTACAGACAAAACTTTGATGGCTCATGTAGTATGGACTACAGAGGAAGAAAGGGAAATGATAAAGGAGAAGGGTGCAAAGGTCTTGCACTGTCCTGAGAGCAACCTAAAACTCGCCTCTGGCATTGCACCCATAAGCGACTATATAAGAAGAGGCATTCATGTATGCCTTGGCACTGATGGACCAGCTTCCAATGACAACCTTGATATGCTTGAAGAGTTAAGCCTTATGGCAAAGCTACAAAAGGGTGCAAACCTTGACGCAAAAGCAATGGATGCAAGAACTGCCCTAAGGATAGCAAGCGAAGAAGGCTTTAGAGCGGTGGGTATAAAAGCAGGAAGGGTTGAGGTAGGATACGACGCAGACCTTATACTTCTTGACCCTAACAAACCTCATCTACAACCCCTTTATGACCCCATTGCCCAGCTTGTATACTCCGCAAAGTCCTCAGATATAGATACGGTCATATGCAAAGGAAGGGTCTTAATGGAAAAGGGAGAGCTAAAAACCATAGACCAAGAAGAGGTTCTCTTTGTTGCCAACAAGTGGAAGGAAAAAATACAAGGTTTTTTAAAGAGTAAAATTCTATCCTAA
- a CDS encoding DNA-methyltransferase, whose protein sequence is MTHEYSLTENINMRQEFNHNIEYVIGDARVYEPDEEVHLVVTSPPYFNYIDYGTQQGLENINNYHEYIEELKKVFQKIYNFITLGGTICINITNMKSRKKREGQSFLYPIVADVIKFMIDIGFVFFDEIIWVKGYGNNGALKGKPLFGSYPYPPTPKILDSIFENILIFKKAGKRTVSKEIKELSKISKDEWILYTRGIWYIEPDKKSKHPASFPLEIPMRLIKLYSFYGDTVYDPFVGSGTTLIAAAMLNRRGIGLDVNPKYKSEFEKRWKELTLNKNLF, encoded by the coding sequence ATGACACATGAGTATAGCTTGACAGAGAATATAAACATGAGACAAGAATTTAATCACAACATTGAATATGTAATAGGTGATGCGAGAGTTTATGAACCTGACGAGGAGGTGCACCTTGTAGTAACATCTCCACCTTATTTCAATTATATAGATTATGGAACTCAACAAGGGCTTGAAAACATAAACAATTACCATGAATATATAGAGGAGTTGAAAAAAGTTTTTCAGAAAATTTACAACTTTATTACATTAGGAGGAACGATTTGTATAAACATTACTAATATGAAATCAAGAAAGAAAAGGGAGGGACAATCTTTCTTATATCCAATTGTAGCAGATGTAATAAAATTTATGATTGATATAGGGTTTGTGTTTTTTGACGAAATTATTTGGGTGAAGGGTTATGGTAACAACGGAGCGTTAAAGGGAAAACCTCTTTTTGGTTCGTATCCGTATCCACCTACTCCTAAAATTCTTGATAGCATTTTTGAAAATATCTTAATTTTCAAAAAAGCAGGTAAAAGGACAGTTTCCAAGGAAATTAAAGAGTTGTCTAAAATTAGCAAAGATGAATGGATATTATATACAAGGGGTATTTGGTATATAGAACCAGACAAAAAAAGTAAGCATCCTGCATCTTTTCCCTTAGAAATTCCTATGAGATTAATAAAACTTTACTCTTTTTATGGTGATACTGTTTATGACCCATTCGTAGGTTCTGGAACGACTCTTATAGCAGCAGCTATGTTAAATAGAAGAGGGATTGGATTAGACGTAAATCCAAAATATAAAAGTGAGTTTGAAAAAAGATGGAAAGAATTAACATTAAACAAGAACTTATTTTAA